Proteins from one Rosa chinensis cultivar Old Blush chromosome 7, RchiOBHm-V2, whole genome shotgun sequence genomic window:
- the LOC112180961 gene encoding (+)-neomenthol dehydrogenase, producing the protein MAETTINFGSKKIAVVTGANKGIGLEISKQLASKGVGVVLTARDAKRGTEAAESLKASGFSDVVFHQLDVTAPTSIASLANFLKTQFRKLDILVNNAGVLGSVYLADDIVGPNNIKQNKVQSYETAVDCLKTNYYGIKQLTEALVPLLQKSEAPKIVNVSSSRGQLRLISNEKAKKELGDVDNLTEEKVDKLVEEFLEDVKHDSIKSKGWPLDISAYIVSKAALNAYTRVMAKKYPHIAINAVGPGYTKTDLNNNTGILTVEEAALDPVKLALIAETGISGRFFNRNEESTFD; encoded by the exons ATGGCGGAAACTACCATCAATTTTGGGTCAAAGAa GATTGCAGTTGTTACTGGAGCCAACAAAGGGATTGGACTTGAGATTAGTAAGCAATTAGCTTCTAAAGGAGTTGGGGTGGTATTAACAGCAAGAGATGCGAAGAGAGGAACAGAAGCAGCTGAAAGCCTAAAGGCTTCTGGTTTCTCCGATGTGGTCTTCCATCAGCTAGATGTAACTGCCCCAACTAGCATTGCTTCTTTGGCAAACTTTCTCAAAACGCAATTCAGAAAGCTTGACATATTG GTTAACAATGCAGGAGTCCTTGGATCTGTATACCTCGCAGACGACATAGTTGGGCCTAACAAT attaaacaaaataaagtgCAAAGTTACGAGACAGCGGTGGATTGTTTGAAAACAAACTATTATGGAATCAAGCAACTCACAGAAGCACTTGTTCCACTACTTCAAAAATCTGAAGCTCCAAAGATAGTCAATGTCTCTTCCTCACGGGGACAGCTGAGA CTTATTTCAAATGAGAAAGCAAAGAAGGAGCTAGGAGATGTGGATAACCTCACCGAGGAGAAAGTGGACAAGCTAGTCGAGGAGTTTCTAGAGGATGTGAAGCATGATTCGATAAAATCCAAAGGATGGCCTTTAGATATATCTGCCTACATTGTATCAAAAGCAGCTCTTAATGCTTATACAAGAGTCATGGCAAAGAAGTATCCCCACATTGCTATAAACGCAGTTGGTCCAGGTTATACCAAAACAGATCTCAACAATAATACCGGGATTCTCACAGTTGAAGAAGCTGCACTAGATCCTGTGAAGCTGGCTTTGATAGCCGAAACTGGAATTTCAGGTCGCTTCTTTAACCGGAATGAAGAGTCAACCTTTGATTGA
- the LOC112175347 gene encoding tetraspanin-10, whose translation MGMGTSTFVIRWINFLTMLLAIAVVVFGVWMSTHHDGCRKSLTLPVLAIGAVIFLVSIIGFLGALKRSSILLWIYLILLCFILVGILVFTVLAFIVTNNGSGHSVADLRFKEYQLQDYSSWFLKQLNNTHNWKHLKGCLVNSDDCNNLSKKYKTLKKFKLAKLTPIEAGCCRPPSECGYPAVNASYYDLSFHPVSSNKDCKLYRNARDTKCYNCDSCKAGVAQYMKTEWRVVAIFNVALFVVLSLIYFVGCCARRNAARDRSKT comes from the exons ATGGGCATGGGAACAAGCACCTTTGTTATCAGATGGATCAACTTTCTCACCATG CTTTTAGCAATTGCTGTGGTAGTCTTCGGAGTATGGATGAGCACTCATCATGATGGCTGTCGGAAATCCCTCACCCTCCCTGTTTTAGCCATTGGTGCTGTCATTTTCTTAGT ATCTATAATTGGGTTCTTGGGCGCGCTGAAAAGAAGTTCCATACTGTTATGGATT TATTTGATTCTCCTGTGCTTCATATTGGTGGGAATCCTGGTGTTCACAGTATTAGC GTTCATCGTGACAAATAATGGTTCCGGTCATAGCGTCGCTGACCTGAG GTTCAAGGAGTATCAACTTCAGGATTACAGTTCATGGTTTCTAAAACAA TTGAACAATACCCATAACTGGAAGCACTTAAAGGGTTGTCTTGTGAACTCAGATGATTGCAATAACCTATCAAAGAAGTATAAG ActctcaagaaattcaaattggCAAAGCTGACCCCTATTGAAGCTGGTTGCTGTCGGCCACCGTCTGA ATGCGGTTATCCTGCTGTTAATGCCTCATACTATGACTTGAGCTTTCATCCAGTTAGTTCAAACAAGGACTGCAAACTTTACAGAAATGCTCGGGACACCAAgtgctataattgtgattcctGCAA GGCTGGAGTTGCACAATACATGAAAACTGAGTGGAGAGTGGTTGCAATTTTCAATGTTGCtctatttgttgttttg TCTCTGATATACTTTGTGGGCTGTTGTGCGAGACGAAATGCTGCAAGAGACCGTTCTAAAACTTAA